Genomic segment of Corynebacterium appendicis CIP 107643:
ATCAGCGCCAGAACGAAGTTGTAGTAGAGCTGACCCGACAACGCCGCGATCTGGTACTCCTTGCCGATCGACATAAGGAGCTCCAGCCCCTGATCGACGATGAAGTACGCAATCACCGCGCCGGACACGAACAATGTGACGGCGAGGCTGACGAAACTCAAGGTCCAGCGGCGCTCGTTCTTGTGCAGGCCCGGCGTGATGAACGCCCAGATCTGGTACAGCCACACGGGTGACGCGAACACGAGGCCCGCCAGGAAGCCGACCTTCATGCGCAGCATGAACATCTCGAACGGCGTCGTCGCGATCAGGCGGCACGAGCCGTCTGCGGTCAGGTCGGCACGCAACTCGGGCGGAAGAGAGCAGTACGGCCGGCGGATGAGCTCGCCGAGCGGCATGACCGGACCAGGCGCCCACTGGTACCAGATGAAGCCGACGATGGTGCCCGCGAGGATCGCCAGCAGCGAGACGACCACACGGCGGCGCAGCTCCTGAAGGTGCTCCGTGAGCGACATGATCCCCTCGGGATCACGCTTTGCCCGCACCTTGGGGTTTTTCCGCGCCCGTGTCGGGCGCTTTGGTGAAACCTGTTGTCCCACGGGGTGCGCTTAAGCGTTCGGGTTCGTGCCCGGCTGGTTCGGCTGCTGCTGGTTCTGCGGCTGGTTCCAGAAACCCTGCTCGACGCTCTGCTGCGCCTGGTTTGCCGGGCCCTGGGTGATCTCGCGCGGCTGCTCGTTTTGCTGCGGCGCGTCTGTCGTCGCAGTCGCTGCACCTGCGCCCTGCTGCTTGCCGTCGTTCTGCATCTCGTTGACCTCGGACTTGAAGATGCGCGCGGAGCGGCCTACCGAGCGGGCGAGCTCAGGCAGCTTCGTCGCGCCGAAGAGAAGCAGGACAACGAAGACGACGAGGAGGATTTCCCATGGGCCAACACTCATTGGTTTTCCTTTCGGAGTATTTCTATGTGCGCCTTCGAGCGCGGGGCGCGTCGTTCAAGCCTTAAGCATAACGCTCGAGCCCCGCGGATCCTGCAGCGGCGACGGCTTGTGCGATATGCGGGGGTGAAACCACTCTCACGCGGTCGGCTTGACTCAGGCAGAATCGGATCAGCCAATCGTCGCTTCCGTACGGCATTGTCGCAGCGACCCAACCGTGCTCGGTTTCATTTTCGCTGCGTGTATCGGCTAGCTCGATCTGCCAGTAGTCCGCCAGCCACGTCGCCTCGGAGGCGATCCGCAGCTCCGCCACATTCGCCTGGCGGAAGCCGAAGGGGTCGTCGGCGTCGTAGGTGACTTTGGGGGCCGGGGTGGACGGGACGTCGAGAAGCTGCGCATCTTTGATGCGGTCCAAGCGGAACGTCTTGGCGTCACCGTCCTCGAAGGCTGAGAGGTACGTGTTGCCGTCGCGGTGGAACAGCCCCATCGGCGAGACCGCGCGGGCGCGCAGCGTGTCGGAGGTCGCGGAATAGTACGTCAGTTCCAGCATCCGGCGCTGCGAAAGAGCCTGGGAGACCACAGCTTCCGGGCCCGAAGTCTGCGGCTGTTCCGCATCGGGGACGCCTTTTGCACGCATGACGTCGCGGAGTTTCTGCGCCGCGGAATTGACTGCGCGCTGATCCACCAAACCCGGCATGGTCTCCAGCGACTCAAGGGTGAGCAGCAGGGCATTCGCTTCCGTAGGTGTGAGGCGCAGCGGCGTATTCAGCCCCTGATCGTCGATGACCGTGACACCGGTCCACTCGGCGGCTAAGTCGATGAGCTCGCCCGGGCCGCTGCCCACGCCAGACATCTGCAGGCGGCGCAGGTCGTCCATCACCTCGGCCGGCGAGTGCCCCAGGTCGCGGGCGATCTCCATCGGCGTGGCGTGCGGGTGCTGGTGCAGATACGGAATCAGGTTCAGCGCCCGCACCAAGGCTGCGAGCTTTTCCGGGCTGTCTTTTCTCGCCTCAGCCATGAGCGCTCTCCCCTCTTGCTGTCTGTTCCGCGGCGGCACGAAGCAGCGCGACGACATCGGCGCGGACATCGGCCGGCTCCACCACCACGGCATCGGGCGCGGAGCTCGCAGCCGTGCGCACGAGCCAGTCGCGTTCAACGTTGGTGAGGGCCACGGTGCCGTCGTCACGCATTGTGCCCGCGTTGACGAGCTCGTGCGAAGTTCCTTCCTCGACGCGGATCACGGCGTCGACGACGGGGCCACGCAGGGAATCTTCGACGACGTGCTGCAACGGCCTGTCCGGTTGGTGGAAATCGTCCGCCTTGACCTTGCGGACATCGCTGACCCGCACGGCGCGGAAACTCCGCTCGGCGCCGCGCTCCACGTCGAAACCCACGACGTACGCGCGGTTGTTGAGCGCGACAATCCCCCACGGGTCCATCGTGCGCGTCTGCGGAGTGGCCGTCGGTGAGGGACGGTACGTGAAACGCATGCGGGTGTTCGAGCGCACGCATGCGGTCACGGCGGTGACGGTGTCCGCGTCGAGGCGAGAAATATCGTTGTCTAGCGCGGCGATGGGCGGCGCGTCGAAGGTGCGGGTGGCGCCGCCCGCGGCGATCTTCGTCCACCCGGAACGCGCGAAGGCGCCGAGGCTTCCTGCCGTGCCGAGGTCGCCGGCGAGGCCGAGCACAAACGCTTCGTCGTCCGTGAACGCAATGGGCGGCAGCTCGTAGACGTCCTTATCCACCCAGATCAGGCCGTTCTCCATGCGGGCGGGCACGCCTGCGCGGCGCAGGGAGCGCACGTCGCGGCCGAGCATGCGCGTCAGCGCGATATCGGTGCGGTCCTTGTACCCCTCGACGTGGGTGCGCACCCACTCGTACTCGCGGGGTGTGGCGGAGCCGAGCAATGCGAAGGTGAGGTTGGTCAGCCTCTCGATGACATCGATGTGGCCCGGCGTGTCAGCCACGGATCCCTCCCTGCGCGTCGTTCAAGTGCTCGCGGTTAGTCTCCATATAGCTAAGCAGATCGTCGACGCGCGCGTCGGACGTGGCGAAGGGATCCTGCAGGTCTACCGTCTGCGGCTCCGGGCGATCGACCTTGAGATGCACCCAGTCCACTGTGTAGCGGGCGCCGAGCTCCCGGGCGCGGGCCAGAAATTCAGCGCGCATGGCGGCACGAGTCGTCTGCGGCGCGGTGTGCGCGGCCTGCGCGATCGCCTCATCCGTGGTCCACCGATTCACCATGCCTTTTCGCTGGAGCAGGTAGAACAATCCGCGCTCGCGGTCGATGTCGTGGTAGGCCAAATCGATTTGCGCGAGCTTCGGGTGGTCCCAGTCGCCGCCGAGGCGCGCGCGGTAGCGCTCAAGCAAGTCGCGCTTGATCACCCAGTCGATCTCGCCGGCGACAGGCCCGAAGTCCTGGCTCTCGACGCAGGCCAGCACTCGGCCCCACAACTCCACGACGCGGGCGAGTTCCTCGTTGGGCGTGCCTTCATCCGGGCGCTGATCCAGCCACTTTTCTGCGGCGGCGTGCACGGCGCGCTGGACCTTCAACGCCGTGACCGTGGAACCGTCCTTCAGCTCCAGCGGAGTCTGGCCGCTCGGATCGAGGGCGATCTCCTTGATGTGCGCGATCGGGTCGGAGACGTCGAAGGCGGGCATCTCCCAGTCCGCTTCGAGCATCTCGATGACCAGCTGCGTCGAGCCCACTTTTAGCGCGGACGTCGGCTCCGCCATATTCGAGTCGCCCACGATGACGTGCATGCGGCGGAACCGGCTCGAATCGCCGTGGGGCTCGTCGCGGGTGTTGATGATCGGCCGCGTCCTCGTCGTCGCCGACGACACCCCTTCCCACACTTGGCCCGCGCGCTGGGACAGCACGAACTGCCCGTCTTTGGTGATCATGCCCGCGCCGCACAAAAGCTGGCGGGTGATCAAAAAAGGCAGCAGCCGTTTACCGAAGTGCTTGAGCGACAGCTCCCGGCTGATCAGGTAGTTCTCGTGCGTGCCGTAGGAATTGCCGGCGGAATCGACATTGTTCTTGAACAGGTAGACATCCCCGCCGATGCCCTCCGCCGCGAGCGCTTCCTGCGCCTGCACGGCAAGCTCGTTGAAGATCAGCTCACCCGCCTTGTCGTGGTTGAGCAACTGCGTCAACGAGTCGCATTCCGCGGTCGCGTATTCCGGGTGCGCGCCCACGTCGAGGTAAAGCCGCGCGGCGTTCTTAGTGAAGATATTCGTGCTCTTATACTGCGCCACGACCGGGCGGAAGAGGTACCGCGCGATCTCCTCCGGCCGCAGAACAGCGGCGCCGCCGCGGATGGCGGTGAGACCGAATTCGGTCTCGATGCCCATGATGCGGCGCGGGTACACCGCCACTACTGGCCGCCCTTCTGCACGTAGGAGCGGACGAATTCCTCGGCGTTGGTGTCCAGCAACGCGTCGATCTCGTCGAGCAGGTCGTCGGTGCCGGTCGTATTCACGTTCACCTGGCCGGCGTTTCGCGCGTCGCCCGGCTCGCCTTCGCCGTTATCGCCGCCGCCAGAAATATTGATCTGATCCTGTGCCATGCCTCTACCCTACTTTCCGTCCACGAGCGCAGCGACGAGGTCGTCCACGCCCGCCGCACGATCGAGCAATTCTCCGACTTCCACACGCGTGAATCCGTCTACCGCGTTCAATGCCACCGTCCGCGGGCCCTGCGCGGTGTCGAATTGGATCGACTGCCAGCTCGACGCGATCACATCTTCGCCGAATTCGGCTGCGACGCGTCCACGGAAATACGCCCGCGAATTCTCCGGCGGGTGCGCGGCGGCGTGCGCGATCTCCTCCTCGCTCGCCAGCGTGCGCATCCGCCCCGCGCGCACGAGTGCGTGGTACAGCGACTTCGCTGGGTCAATATCCGCGTACTGCAGATCCACCGCTTTCAACTTGGCGTCGCTCCACGGCAGGCCGCGGTCGACATACCCCTTGCTCAGCGCGTATTTCGCCGTCCAATCCAACCTGTCCGCTGTCGACAACGGGTCGCGCTCAAGGTCGCCCAGCACCTCGTCCCACAGTTCGAGCACGCGCTTATCGACGTCTGACTGTTCCCCTTCCCCACCGCTAACCCGGCGCAGATACTCGCGCTGAAGGGAGATGGGGGTAAGACAGCGGCCGTCGCTAAGCGAAAGCTCGTGGGTGAGCGTGAGGTCGCGCGATGTGGCCTTGAGTTCGGCGACCGGGTTTTTCAAGCGCAGGTCGCTGAAATCGACGCCGTTTTCGATCGCGTCGAGCAAGAGCTTCGTCGCGCCGATTTTCAGGAAATTCGCGTAATGCGACATATTCGCGTCGCCGATGATGACGTGCAGGCGGCCGAACTGCGTCGCATCCGCGTGCGGCTCGTCGCGCGTGTTGATGATGCCGCGGTTCAGGGTCGTCTCCAGCGAGACCTCCTGGAAGAAATAGTCCGCGCGCTGCGAAATCTGGAAGCCGTCTTCTTCACCTTCCTCCCCGATGCCGACGCGGCCCGCGCCCGCGAAGATCTGCCGGGTGACGAAGAACGGGATGAGCCCCGCCGCGATGTCCTCGAACGGCGTGTCCCGCGAGTACTGGTAATTCTCGTGCGAACCGTACGAGGCGCCCTTGCCGTCGACGTTGTTCTTATAGAACTTCAACGGCGGGCACGGATCGTGCCCCTCGAGCACGCTGACGCCCTCGTGATAAAGCTGCGCGACACGCTCCGCCGCCTGGCGCAAGATGAGGTCCCCCGCCGCGTCGTACACCATCGCGCTGTACGCGTCCGCGACCTCCGGCGAAGAGTATTCCGGGTGCGCGTGGTCGACGTAGAACCGCGCCCCGTTGGAGGTGACCACGTTGGCCACCCCAATCGCATTCGGTGCCACTACCGGGACTGTCTGGTAGCGCTTCAAATCGAAACCGCGGCTGTCTTTGAGCGGGTGCTCGGCCTGGTAATCCCAGCGAGCGCGAGCCGCCGTGTTCATCGCCGCGTACGCCACCACCGCATGCGTCGAGCTCACAATCGGACTCAACGCTTGGTCGTCTGGCGTGGTGATGCCGTATTCCGTCTCGGTACCCATGAAACGCGTCATGGTTTCCGAGCCTAGCGGGTCATACTCTCCACGGTTCTGCCGGATCGCTGGCCCGATCATTCGCCTTTGTCGCCGACGGAACCGAGGCTTCAGGCTTTGCGGCACTCCCCCTCATCGCATCGACACATGTGGGTTCTATTGCATCCCATTTTGGGGTACATTCCGGTATATGAGGTCAACGACTAGGCAAATCTCCCTCCGCATCTCTGAGCCGCTCGTAAACGCGATGGACGAAGCAGTCAAGTCCGGACTGGCGAAGAGTCGGGCCGAGCTTGTTGACGGAGCGGTTGAGCGCGAACTCCGTCGCCTCATCACCCTGCGGGATCTCGAGACCATTGCCGCGGATCCCGACCCCGAGATTGACTTCATTGTCAACGCCGCGAAAGGACGTGTCCGCTTTGACGATTGACGCGGGCGATAAGCCAAGAGCCTACGAGCGCCGCGAGATCAGGATGGTCAGACTGGATAAAGTCCGCCCAGCAGTGATCCTTACGCGTCAATTGGCAGTGGGCCGTTTGTCCACTGTCACCGTCCTGCCCGTCACGTCGACGATCCGGGAATTGGCCACCGAGGTCGTTCTCGATGAAACCAACGGTCTCGACCACGTCAGCGTCGCCAACACCGACAACGTGATGACCGTCCCCTTTAATGACGTCTTGCACCACGTCGGCTACCTCTCCTTCACGCAGGAGAACCAGCTCGCATCCGCACTGGCCTTCGCGTTCAACCTCGAAATAAGGCTCTGATCTGAGTCGCCTGTGCGTTACCACCCGCGCTCGGCGAGGCGGTGCGGCGCCGGGAGATCTGCGACGTTGATGCCGACCATGGCTTCGCCCAGGCCGCGCGAGGCTTCCGCGACGGCGGCGATGTCGTCGTAGTTCTTCGTGGCCGCGACGACGGCGGCCGCACGCTCGGCGGGCTTGCCGGACTTGAAGATGCCGGAGCCCACGAACACACCGTCCGCGCCGAGCTGCATCATCAGCGCGGCATCCGCCGGAGTGGCCACACCGCCAGCGACGAACAGCGGCACCGGAAGACGGCCGTGTTCCGCGACCCACGCGACCAACTCGTACGGTGCCTGAAGTTCCTTGGCCGCGACGTAGAGCTCATCGCGGTTGCCGTTCCACTTCGCCTGCAGCCCGGTGATCTCAGCGGTGATCGTGCGCAGGTGCTTCGTTGCCTCCGACACATCACCCGTGCCCGCCTCGCCCTTGGAGCGGATCATCGCCGCACCTTCGTTGATGCGTCGCAGGGCCTCCCCCAGATTCGTCGCGCCGCACACGAACGGCACGTCGAAACTGCGCTTGTCGATGTGGTTGACGTAGTCTGCCGGGCTCAGCACCTCTGACTCGTCCACATAGTGGACACCGAGGTGCTGCAGGATCTGCGCTTCCACGGTGTGGCCGATGCGGGCCTTCGCCATGACGGGGATGTCCACCGCAGACAGGATCCCCTCGATCAGCTCCGGATCGGACATGCGCGCCACACCGCCCTGCGCACGGATATCAGCGGGCACGCGTTCGAGCGCCATCACTGCGACAGCGCCGGCATCGGCAGCGATTGTCGCCTGCTCCGGCGTGACCACATCCATGATCACTCCGCCGCGGAACGAATCAGTCAATTCAGTGTTGGACATATCAGTTGTAAACGTCATGCGCTCCAGCATCGCCCGCCGACTGGTAGATTCCAAGAGCCAGCACTCCGCGATTTCTTTGGACCAGTTGCATTGCTTATCGACGTCACCCGCTCCCTCCCCATCCCCCTGACCGCCCAAGTCGCAGCCTCTCTCCGGTCAGCGATCGCCTCCGGCTCCCTGCGCCCCGGGGACGAAGTTCCCTCCACCCGTGTGCTCGCCCGCCAAGCAGGTGTGTCCCGCGGCACCGTCGTCACCGCCTACGACCAGCTGGTCAGCGAAGGATATCTCGTGGCCACCCAAGGTGCGCCGACCCGAGTGAACCCCTCCCTACCCGCTGCGCAGGACGCCGAAACCCCACGTGCGTCCGGGTTCGGCCTGTCGCGCACCTCGCAGCCGAGGCAACCTGCGCCGACACCCGCTACTGCGACTCACCGGCGCCCCACCGCGACGATCTCTCTCAAGCCGTCCTCAGGCCAGGCCGGCGCGATCCGACCCGCTGCGTGGAGGCAGGCATGGCGGGAAGCGGCAGCGGAACCCGGCATCGCGACGGAGCCGACCGGTCAAGAACAGCTTCGCGAGGCCATCGCGGAGCATTTGAGGATGGGGCGGGGGTTGAACGTCGATAAGCATGATGTCGTGGTGACGGGCGGAACCCGCGAAGGGCTGGTTCTCGCGCTCATGGCCTTGGGCTCCGGCACGCGCCTCCGCGTGGGAGTGGAAGATCCCGGCCACCCGGGACTGCGCAATGTCGTTCCTCTCACCGGAAATACGGTCGTGCCGTGCGCCGTCGACGAGGCCGGCGTGGACATTGACTTAACTCCGGACGATCTCGACGCCCTGCTGGTCACCCCGTCGTACCAGTACCCCCTCGGCGCATCGATGCCCGCCGCGCGACGCCGCGCACTGCTCGACTGGGCCGCAGCTACCGGCACAGTCATCATCGAAGACGATTTCAACGCCGAGCTGCGGTACCGCACCTCCCCCGTCCCTCCGCTCGCCGCGCTTCGGGACGAAGCGGATGTGGTCACCCTAGGCACCTTCACTACCCTGCTCAACAGGTCGGCCGCATCCGGGTATGTGGCTGCATCAGCGCCTCTTGCAGACGGCATCCGACGCACCCGCACTGTCATGGGCATGCCGGTTTCCGCAGTCACCCAGCTCGCCATCGCTCACCTGCTGCGAAATGGTCATGTGCGCCGAAATACAAAGGCGGTGCACAACCGCCTCGCCAAGCGTCGCGAGATCGTCGCCGCCGAGATCATTCCGGAACTCACGCGGCGTGGCGCCACGGTGACCGAGATGGCCGAATCCAACGGCGTCGATCTCGCCATCACCTTCCCCTCCCCCGCCGCGCGCGACGCCTACGCCCGCGAACTATCGGACCAGGGCATAGAAAGCGGCCGCCTCGACGCCCTGTGGTCAGGACGCGACGACGGCCTTATTGTGAGCTTCGCCCACCTCACCGAACCAGACTTCCGCAGAGTGCTCGAGGTGATGCGAAGCGGCAGCTCAACTTAGAACGGGAGCTTGAACGGCAGGTTGCCGCCCTGAGACTGCAGGAAGTTGAAGATGCCTGCAAGCAGTGCCAGGCCTGCCAGGCCACCGAGCACACCGTCAAGGATCTTCTTCTGTTTGTCGCCGAGGGAGGAGCCTTCACCGATGCTGGAGCCGTCGCCGGAGCCCTTGCCGATGCTGGAAAAACAGTTTTGCCCACAACTATTTCGTTGATTTTCGTGGGAACGTCCTGTCAGTTCACTGGCTACAGCACTTCAGCAGCGACAACGCGCTTGCCCGTCCGGCCCGTAATGCGCGCCCACTCATCCGGATTGGACACGTTCGGCATGTCTTCGCTCTCGTCCTGCTCGGCGCGCACAGCCGCGCGCAGGTGTTCTGCAGTCACGCCGCGTCCCTGACCGTCGATCTCGGCCTTGATCGCCAGCTTCTTCGCGCGATCGACAATATTCGCGATCATCGCGCCCGAAACGAAGTCCGCGTAGTGCAAGGTCTCGGCAGTGCCGTCCACCAGTGTCAATTTCACAAACGGGCGGGGGGCAAAGAGCTTGTCGACGGCAGCGTCGATAAGCATTTCCGTGCTTTCCTCATGGGGGACGCTGTCTGTGAGGTAACGCGCGAAGATTTCCCGCGCTTCCGCGCGATCCGGGCGGTCGATGCGGATCTTGATGTCCAGGCGCCCCGGGCGCAGAATCGCCGGGTCGATGAGCTCTTCGCGGTTGGTCGCGCCGATCACGATGACGTTCGCGATATCCTCGACGCCGTCGATTTCGGTGAGCAACTGCGGCACCACGGTGGTCTCCATATCGGAGGAGACGCCCGATCCGCGCGTGCGGAAGATCGACTCCATCTCGTCGAAGAAGATGATCACCGGGCGCCCCTCCCCTGCGAGCTCGCGGGCGCGCTCAAAGATGAGGCGGATCCTGCGCTCCGTCTCGCCGACGTACTTATTCAGCAGTTCCGGCCCCTTGACGTTGAGGAAGTGCGCCGAGCCGCCGTCGCCGATGCGCGTCGACAGTGAATTCGCCACCGCTTTCGCGATCAACGTCTTGCCGCACCCCGGCGGGCCGTAGAGCAGCACGCCTTTCGGCGGCTTCAGATCATAGGTCTTGTACAGATCCGGGTGCGTGAACGGAAGCTCCACTGAGTCACGGATGGTTTCGATCTGGCTATGCAGACCGCCGATATCGTCGTAGGTCACGTCCGGAATCTCCTCAAGCGAGAGCTGGTTGACTTCCGTCTTCGGGATCCTTTCGAAGGCGTATCCCGCCTTGGCATCGATCAGCAGCGTGTCGCCTGCGCGGGCTTTTTCCTGGAGCCTCTGCGTCAGGTGCACGACTTGCTCGGCACCTTGCATATCCGCGACGATCGCGCGGTCGTGGCCGATGCGCTCGGAAAGCGTCGCCAACTGGCCGGTCGTGGAGAACCCGCACGCCTCCACGACGACCGAGCCTTCCCCGAGACGGACCAGCCCGCCCGGTGCCAGCGTCCCTGGCTCCACCGACGGCGAAACGTTCAGCCGCATGCGGCGGCCAGAGGTGAACACCTCCGCCTCGGTGCCACGACGCGCAGGAGCAAGGTAGATCCCGTAGGTTGATGCCGGGTCGCCGAGCGCCTCCACCTGGGCGTTCAGGTCCTGCAGTTTGTCCCGCGAACTCTTGAGCAGCTCTGCCAGTTGCTTGTTCCGCGCGGACAGGGCGCGGTTCTGCGCCTTCAGCTCTGCGAGGCTCAGACCGGTAGTGCTGTCAGCCCCGCTCGAGCGGGCTGCAGGATGGGAATTTCGGGTGCTCCGGGACTCCGTCATACCTACCGAGCTTATCGACGAGCCCGGCGCTGAGGACGCGGCGGGGTCACGCCGTCGGCAAGCCGGCGCGTCCACACCAGGAACGCGGTGTGCGCGTTCATGCGGTGCTCCGGGCGGGTGGCCAATCCCTCGACCTTCCATTCGCGCAAGAGCGTCTCCCAGGAGCGGGGCTCGGTGAAGCACTTCGCTTCGCGGATTGTTTCGACGATATTCATCAGCTGCGGGACCGTGGCCACGTACGTCATGAATACGCCGCCGGGGATGAGCACGTCTTTGACCGTGTCGATGAAGTGCCACGGCTCAACCATGTCCAAGATGACGCGGTCAACCGGACCGCCGAGATCCTCGGTGGTGATCTCCCCGAAATCGCCGAGCTTGGGCGTCCACCACTCGGGTTCGCCGCCGAAGTAGTCGGAAACATTGTCGCGGGCGTAGGCGAGGTGGTCGTCGCGGATTTCGTAGGAGAACACGTGGCCTTGCGGCCCGACGGCGCGCAGCAGCGACATCGTCAGCGCGCCGGAGCCAGCGCCCGCCTCGAGCACGCGCGCGCCCATGAAGATATCGCCCTCCACGAGAATCTGGCCGGCATCCTTCGGGTAGATGACGGCAGCGCCGCGCGGCATGGACAGCACATGGTCGACGAGCAGGTGGCGGAAGCAGAGGAAGTCGGCGCCGAGCGTCGACTTCGCGACTGTTCCCTCATCCGCCCCGATAATGTCGTCGTGGTTGACGATGCCCTTGTGAGAGTGGAACTGTCCGCCCGGGGTGAGCTCGATGGTGAAATGGCGGCGCTTCGCGTCCGTCAGCTGGACTTTATCGCCGGGTTGGAAAGGTCCGGAGTACATCGTTCTCCTTTTGAGCTCGTGGGAAGGTCGCGGTGGCCACGTTGCGTTGCGGTGCTTTACGCGCCAGAAAAGTATGCCGTAAGAGCCTCGGTGAACCATAGCTGGTCCTGGATGCCGACGAGTTCGCGCGCCGAGTGCATCGACAGCAGCGACACGCCCACATCGACGGTGGGAATGCCCAGACGCGTCGCGGAAATCGGCCCGATCGTCGACCCGCACGGCACAGCATTGTGCCCGACGAAGGTCTGCACCGGCACATTCGCGGCGCGGCACGCGCGGATCCACGCCGCCTCCGTCGCGGCGTCGGATGCGTAACGCTGGTTGGCGTTTATCTTCAGCACCGGGCCGCGGTTCATCAGCGGGCGGTGCGTCGGGTCGTGCTTGCCCGGGTAGTTCGGGTGCACGGCGTGCGCCGCGTCAGCCGAGGCGAGCAGCGAGTTGGCGTAGACCTCGAGCGGGTCGGCGTGGAGGGACGCAGCGATCTTCGACAGGACGCGCTCGAGCAGAGGCCCGCCGGCACCGGTCGTCGATGCGGAGCCGACCTCTTCGTGGTTGAACGCGGCCAGCACGAGAACCTCTTCAGCATCGCCCGACGAGGCCGCCGCGAGCATCGCCTTCAGCGACGCGTGGACACTGCTCAAATTGTCCATCCGCCCGCCCGCCAGGGTGTCGCCGAGGACCTCGGGACGCTGCGCGTCACCCGAAATGAGCTCGTGGGACACGATGTCGTCGGCGCTCACCTCGGCGCCGTCAGGCCCGGTCACGCCATCGGCGCGCAGCTGCTCGGCAACGATCTCGAGCATTGGCCGGTCCACGCCCATCACTGGCTGCGTGTGCAGCTGGCGGTCGATTTCGGGGGCGTCGCCGCGGTAGAGGTGGATTGCCAGATTCGGCACGCGGGCGATGGGAGGGGTGGAGACGGTGTGGGTGGTGCCGTCGAGAAGCGCGACGCGTCCTGCGAAGCGCAACTCGCGGTCGAACCACGAGCTTAGGATCGGCCCGCCGTAGACTTCGACGGCGAGCTGCCGGAACCCTTCGCGCACGACGTCGGGGTCAGGCTTGAGCATGAGCCCCGGTGAGTCCGTGTGCGAGCCG
This window contains:
- the tatA gene encoding Sec-independent protein translocase subunit TatA gives rise to the protein MSVGPWEILLVVFVVLLLFGATKLPELARSVGRSARIFKSEVNEMQNDGKQQGAGAATATTDAPQQNEQPREITQGPANQAQQSVEQGFWNQPQNQQQPNQPGTNPNA
- a CDS encoding helix-turn-helix transcriptional regulator, giving the protein MAEARKDSPEKLAALVRALNLIPYLHQHPHATPMEIARDLGHSPAEVMDDLRRLQMSGVGSGPGELIDLAAEWTGVTVIDDQGLNTPLRLTPTEANALLLTLESLETMPGLVDQRAVNSAAQKLRDVMRAKGVPDAEQPQTSGPEAVVSQALSQRRMLELTYYSATSDTLRARAVSPMGLFHRDGNTYLSAFEDGDAKTFRLDRIKDAQLLDVPSTPAPKVTYDADDPFGFRQANVAELRIASEATWLADYWQIELADTRSENETEHGWVAATMPYGSDDWLIRFCLSQADRVRVVSPPHIAQAVAAAGSAGLERYA
- the dop gene encoding depupylase/deamidase Dop gives rise to the protein MTRFMGTETEYGITTPDDQALSPIVSSTHAVVAYAAMNTAARARWDYQAEHPLKDSRGFDLKRYQTVPVVAPNAIGVANVVTSNGARFYVDHAHPEYSSPEVADAYSAMVYDAAGDLILRQAAERVAQLYHEGVSVLEGHDPCPPLKFYKNNVDGKGASYGSHENYQYSRDTPFEDIAAGLIPFFVTRQIFAGAGRVGIGEEGEEDGFQISQRADYFFQEVSLETTLNRGIINTRDEPHADATQFGRLHVIIGDANMSHYANFLKIGATKLLLDAIENGVDFSDLRLKNPVAELKATSRDLTLTHELSLSDGRCLTPISLQREYLRRVSGGEGEQSDVDKRVLELWDEVLGDLERDPLSTADRLDWTAKYALSKGYVDRGLPWSDAKLKAVDLQYADIDPAKSLYHALVRAGRMRTLASEEEIAHAAAHPPENSRAYFRGRVAAEFGEDVIASSWQSIQFDTAQGPRTVALNAVDGFTRVEVGELLDRAAGVDDLVAALVDGK
- the pdxS gene encoding pyridoxal 5'-phosphate synthase lyase subunit PdxS — encoded protein: MERMTFTTDMSNTELTDSFRGGVIMDVVTPEQATIAADAGAVAVMALERVPADIRAQGGVARMSDPELIEGILSAVDIPVMAKARIGHTVEAQILQHLGVHYVDESEVLSPADYVNHIDKRSFDVPFVCGATNLGEALRRINEGAAMIRSKGEAGTGDVSEATKHLRTITAEITGLQAKWNGNRDELYVAAKELQAPYELVAWVAEHGRLPVPLFVAGGVATPADAALMMQLGADGVFVGSGIFKSGKPAERAAAVVAATKNYDDIAAVAEASRGLGEAMVGINVADLPAPHRLAERGW
- a CDS encoding ubiquitin-like protein Pup, whose product is MAQDQINISGGGDNGEGEPGDARNAGQVNVNTTGTDDLLDEIDALLDTNAEEFVRSYVQKGGQ
- a CDS encoding type II toxin-antitoxin system PemK/MazF family toxin, with translation MTIDAGDKPRAYERREIRMVRLDKVRPAVILTRQLAVGRLSTVTVLPVTSTIRELATEVVLDETNGLDHVSVANTDNVMTVPFNDVLHHVGYLSFTQENQLASALAFAFNLEIRL
- a CDS encoding helix-turn-helix transcriptional regulator; this encodes MADTPGHIDVIERLTNLTFALLGSATPREYEWVRTHVEGYKDRTDIALTRMLGRDVRSLRRAGVPARMENGLIWVDKDVYELPPIAFTDDEAFVLGLAGDLGTAGSLGAFARSGWTKIAAGGATRTFDAPPIAALDNDISRLDADTVTAVTACVRSNTRMRFTYRPSPTATPQTRTMDPWGIVALNNRAYVVGFDVERGAERSFRAVRVSDVRKVKADDFHQPDRPLQHVVEDSLRGPVVDAVIRVEEGTSHELVNAGTMRDDGTVALTNVERDWLVRTAASSAPDAVVVEPADVRADVVALLRAAAEQTARGESAHG
- the pafA gene encoding Pup--protein ligase gives rise to the protein MGIETEFGLTAIRGGAAVLRPEEIARYLFRPVVAQYKSTNIFTKNAARLYLDVGAHPEYATAECDSLTQLLNHDKAGELIFNELAVQAQEALAAEGIGGDVYLFKNNVDSAGNSYGTHENYLISRELSLKHFGKRLLPFLITRQLLCGAGMITKDGQFVLSQRAGQVWEGVSSATTRTRPIINTRDEPHGDSSRFRRMHVIVGDSNMAEPTSALKVGSTQLVIEMLEADWEMPAFDVSDPIAHIKEIALDPSGQTPLELKDGSTVTALKVQRAVHAAAEKWLDQRPDEGTPNEELARVVELWGRVLACVESQDFGPVAGEIDWVIKRDLLERYRARLGGDWDHPKLAQIDLAYHDIDRERGLFYLLQRKGMVNRWTTDEAIAQAAHTAPQTTRAAMRAEFLARARELGARYTVDWVHLKVDRPEPQTVDLQDPFATSDARVDDLLSYMETNREHLNDAQGGIRG
- the tatC gene encoding twin-arginine translocase subunit TatC, with the translated sequence MSLTEHLQELRRRVVVSLLAILAGTIVGFIWYQWAPGPVMPLGELIRRPYCSLPPELRADLTADGSCRLIATTPFEMFMLRMKVGFLAGLVFASPVWLYQIWAFITPGLHKNERRWTLSFVSLAVTLFVSGAVIAYFIVDQGLELLMSIGKEYQIAALSGQLYYNFVLALIVIFGVSFEVPLVVIMLNLAGLLRYDQVRDKRRIIIVALFIFAAVITPGQDPFSMVVLALSLTLLVELAFQFCRIHDKRAGIRTREWAELDDEEASGPIDAPAPIGAASGLGTANAIDRPAPISTDAEPDAGGYGPTSISGRARTPNFFDDVL